GCTGGGCCGAGCTGACGATGCCCGAGGTGATGGTGTTCTGGAGGGCGAAGGGGCTGCCCATGGCCACCACGAACTCCCCCTGCCGCACCTCGGAGGAGCGGCCCAGGCGCAGCGTCGGCAACGGGTGCTACGCGGGAAGGAGAGCGGCCTCAGCGCCAGACAGCCCACCCAACCTCCGGTCCGCGCTCTCCCCCCGCCCTGTCCCCGGGGAGGCAGGAGGGCCACCTTGGGGCTGATCTTGAGGGTGGCGATGTCGGCCACCTGGTCCACCTGCCGCACCACCGCGTCGTACAGTTCCCCGCTGGCCAGTCGCACCCGCACGCGCCGCCGGTTGGCCACCACGTGCGCGTTGGTCACCACCAGCCCGTCCGCCGCCACCACGAAGCCCGACCCGTTGGAGATGGGCACCTCCCGGCCCGAGAAAGGGTGCCTGCGGGGGCGGAGGAGGGGGAAGCAGAGCGGCGCTCAGTCCACGCCCCGCGCCCCGCGCCCCGCGCCCCCCCCCAGGCGCCCCCCACCTGCCCAGGATCTCGATGTAGACCAGCGCCGGCGCCGTCTGCTCCACCACGTCCGCGATGAAGTTGTAGGTGCTGCGCGGGGAGCGCGGCGGTGGGGCGGGCACGGCAGCGCTCAGGACCGGCAGCCGCGGGCGCTCCTGGCCGCCCGCCCCGCTCAGCAGCAGCCCCAGcgccgcccccgccgccgccccgccCGCCACCGCCCACCGTAGGGACGGGAAACCCGAGGGCCGCTCTCCGCGGGGGCCGCCCCCGGGGGGccccgccgccgcgagagccgcCCCCCGCCGCCCAGGGAACGCCCGCAGGGCCACCGCTGCCGCCAGCCTTGTCGCCATCGCTCGACGGGGGAAGCCGCGGGGAAGGCCGGGAGTTGTAGTGCGGGCTGGCCCCTATAGCGGCGCCGGAAGAGGCAGGGCCGCGCGACCGCGGATCTTCCGGTTGCCCACCAGGCGCCTAAGATGGCCGCCGCGCCCGCGGCCCGCCCGTGAAGGCCGGCGAGGCGCCCCCGGGGAGGCATGGAGCCGCCTCCCAtcccggccgccgccgccgccagccccGAGCGCCTCTTCGACTCCCACCGGTGAGGCCGGAGCGAGGCTCcgcgggggagggaggaggggaggcctGCCGGCCGCCGGGGCTCTCCCGCCATTCTCCGCGCGCCTCTCTCCGCAGGCTGCCGAGCGACGggccgctgccgctgctgctggcACTGCTGCTCTACGCGCCGGTGGGGCTGTGCCTGCTGCTGGTGCGGCTCTTCGTGGGGCTGCACGTCTTCCTGGTCAGCTGCGCGCTCCCGGACGGCGCCCCGCGCAGGTGAGCGCGGCCCCGGGGCCGGGCGGGGGGAGCGGGTTCGGCGGGGCCCCCGCGCCGCGCCGCTACTCGGCTCTCGGCTGCTCCGCCCGCAGGTTCCTGGTGCGCGCCATGTGCTCCGTGCTGGGTCTCTTCGTGTGGCAGAGCCGCCCGCGCAGCGCCCGCGCCCGCGTCCTGGTGGCCAACCACGTCACGCCCTTCGACCACAACGTCCTGGGCCTGCTGGCCTCCTGCAGCGCGGTGAGCGGGGCCCCGGGACTGGGATGGGCGGGGGCTGCGGTGGGGATGGGCATCCCCGCAGCCTTGACCGCTCCGCGCCCGTCTCCCCCGCAGCCCGTGCTGAACGGCGGCGCCGGTTTCGTCTGCTGGTCCCGCGGGTTCCTGGAGGTGGCCGGGGCCGAGAGCCGCGCGGAACTTCTAGAGTCGCTGAAGGGCTACTGCTCGCAGGGCGGCAACCCACCGCTGCTGCTCTTCCCCGAGGAGGCGACCACCAACGGCCGGGTGGGCCTGCTGCGTTTCAGGTGGGcccggaggggggagggggctttaCCGCCTGGCACCCATAGCCTGGCTCACCCGCCACCCCTTCCCTTTGCAGCTCCTGGCCCTTCTCCATTGTGGATGCGGTGCAGCCG
This DNA window, taken from Ahaetulla prasina isolate Xishuangbanna chromosome 8, ASM2864084v1, whole genome shotgun sequence, encodes the following:
- the HTRA2 gene encoding serine protease HTRA2, mitochondrial, with the protein product MATRLAAAVALRAFPGRRGAALAAAGPPGGGPRGERPSGFPSLRWAVAGGAAAGAALGLLLSGAGGQERPRLPVLSAAVPAPPPRSPRSTYNFIADVVEQTAPALVYIEILGRHPFSGREVPISNGSGFVVAADGLVVTNAHVVANRRRVRVRLASGELYDAVVRQVDQVADIATLKISPKHPLPTLRLGRSSEVRQGEFVVAMGSPFALQNTITSGIVSSAQRGGRELGLAASDMEYIQTDAAIDFGNSGGPLVNLDGEVIGVNTMKVTPGISFAIPSDRLRVFLEQEQKHKESWFGGSEGRRRYIGVMMLTLTPSILSELKGRNPSFPDVSYGVLIHKVIVGSPAHQAGLKAGDVVTEINGRTSRRAEDIYEAVRTQSRLTLQVHRGYEVLLLTITPEVTE